From Ignisphaera aggregans DSM 17230, the proteins below share one genomic window:
- a CDS encoding Methyltransferase type 11 (InterPro IPR013216~KEGG: kcr:Kcr_0966 methyltransferase type 11~PFAM: Methyltransferase type 11~SPTR: B1L5I3 Methyltransferase type 11~PFAM: Methyltransferase domain), producing the protein MHYLMQMILAKNPRNIILRVLEVYDEIAIGFSRFRTRPWRISDIAKHGLIIDLGSGPCINGIYVSKMREGYLICLDISFSMSMISRDNIIKNRVLGDSIAADMLFLPIRDDVADTILAIASLHHIPKKYLSIVLNEIKRISKPLGIIVITIWSWRQIRFLLYTLFNVVLFLIRAISNIHEYFVPWRKRDRIYWRYYYLPSIEWLEKLSREIGLRVLSRGFIGYLKNRSENIYIVATKQLQS; encoded by the coding sequence ATGCATTATTTGATGCAAATGATCTTAGCGAAGAATCCTAGGAATATTATCTTAAGGGTTTTAGAGGTTTATGATGAAATTGCAATAGGTTTCTCTAGATTTAGAACTAGGCCATGGAGAATATCTGATATAGCTAAACACGGTCTTATCATTGATTTAGGCTCAGGTCCATGTATCAATGGTATATATGTATCTAAAATGAGGGAGGGATATCTCATATGTTTAGATATATCTTTTTCGATGTCAATGATAAGCAGAGATAATATAATAAAGAATAGAGTTCTTGGAGACTCTATAGCTGCAGATATGTTATTTCTTCCAATAAGAGATGATGTAGCAGATACTATTTTAGCAATAGCATCCTTACATCACATACCTAAAAAATATCTGTCAATAGTATTGAATGAGATTAAAAGAATATCTAAGCCTCTAGGCATTATAGTTATTACTATATGGTCGTGGAGACAAATAAGATTTTTACTATATACATTATTTAATGTAGTGCTATTCCTAATTAGAGCTATTAGTAATATTCATGAATACTTTGTCCCATGGAGAAAGAGAGATAGGATTTATTGGAGATACTACTATCTACCTTCAATAGAATGGCTAGAGAAACTCTCTAGAGAGATAGGATTAAGAGTTCTAAGCAGAGGGTTTATAGGCTATCTGAAAAATAGAAGTGAGAATATATATATCGTAGCTACAAAACAGCTTCAAAGCTAA
- a CDS encoding Starch synthase (COGs: COG0297 Glycogen synthase~InterPro IPR001296:IPR013534~KEGG: pcl:Pcal_1038 starch synthase~PFAM: glycosyl transferase group 1; Starch synthase catalytic domain protein~PRIAM: Starch synthase~SPTR: Q704B6 Glycogen synthase~PFAM: Starch synthase catalytic domain; Glycosyl transferases group 1), with protein sequence MIAPQTIRNIWMLTFEYDGVASLGGLGRAVALYVKALVKKGYNVTIFMPSHGRHLSSEHRSRLNLKNVDDFGICSYRLGMDGNRYWYCLGAEIGSIDGAKLVLFKGLDISTGRIIDSWHIYSWAEEKASLFSRALLHWVEHYNEVPDIIHANDWTSGIAGSLLKIFFELRGYAIPFVYSIHLLSWKSFPWHYASSEWCGIPNVLHRVWRYNRHELDYPRVVWDSVKGNIDNFVSLESDVLASNSWSYINEILNYFGRWLEPKTFVIHNVTDWSIEEAKDIAYRYTGEYRRNIVRMKLLREFINGLPYRKTGSMGNCRFLVTVAGRITPSKGLDIAIRILDYMSNDICIAVLGIPIGDTGYEEYLIRLANERYGRVVLFLEPVPQELLKLFIYASNAFIVPSRYEPFGMVSIESQALGTPVIVANVGGLPETVIDIGWDRYNGTGAIVPIDDLYRYGETVEDIAILTEYIDTKDGSILSRIRSSWAKELLQINPNIDLRSNCIRWIDSKFRLNNIAELLASCYEKSRIFAYYRALTPP encoded by the coding sequence ATTATAGCACCACAAACTATAAGAAACATATGGATGCTTACTTTTGAATATGATGGTGTTGCTTCACTAGGAGGCTTGGGTAGAGCCGTTGCTCTCTATGTAAAGGCACTTGTTAAGAAGGGATACAACGTAACAATATTTATGCCCTCTCATGGAAGACATCTATCATCTGAACATAGATCTAGGCTCAATCTTAAGAATGTTGATGATTTTGGAATATGTTCCTATAGACTTGGTATGGATGGTAATAGATATTGGTATTGTCTAGGGGCAGAGATTGGAAGTATTGATGGTGCAAAACTTGTCTTGTTTAAGGGTCTAGATATATCTACGGGTAGGATTATAGATAGTTGGCATATATATTCATGGGCTGAAGAAAAAGCATCTCTCTTCTCAAGAGCATTACTTCACTGGGTAGAGCACTATAATGAAGTTCCAGATATAATACATGCAAATGATTGGACTTCTGGAATTGCAGGCTCTCTCCTAAAGATATTTTTTGAGTTAAGGGGATATGCAATACCATTTGTTTACTCAATACATCTTTTATCATGGAAATCGTTTCCATGGCACTATGCATCAAGTGAATGGTGTGGCATACCTAATGTTCTTCATAGGGTTTGGCGATATAATAGACATGAACTTGATTACCCAAGAGTAGTCTGGGATTCTGTAAAGGGGAATATAGATAACTTTGTTTCTTTAGAATCAGATGTTTTAGCATCGAATAGTTGGAGCTATATTAATGAGATTCTAAACTATTTTGGTAGATGGTTGGAGCCAAAGACATTCGTTATACATAATGTTACTGATTGGAGTATTGAGGAAGCAAAGGATATAGCCTATAGATATACTGGGGAGTATAGAAGGAATATCGTTAGAATGAAACTACTTAGAGAATTTATCAATGGTTTACCATATAGAAAGACTGGTAGTATGGGGAACTGTAGATTTTTAGTGACAGTAGCAGGTAGAATTACACCGTCAAAGGGGCTTGATATAGCTATAAGAATTCTAGACTATATGTCTAACGATATATGCATAGCAGTTCTCGGTATACCTATAGGGGATACAGGATATGAGGAGTATCTTATAAGACTTGCTAATGAGAGATATGGTCGTGTAGTTCTATTTCTAGAACCTGTTCCTCAAGAACTTCTAAAGCTATTTATATATGCTTCAAATGCTTTTATTGTTCCATCGAGATACGAACCATTTGGAATGGTATCAATAGAATCACAAGCACTTGGAACACCCGTTATAGTTGCTAATGTTGGTGGTCTTCCAGAAACAGTTATAGATATTGGGTGGGATAGATATAATGGGACAGGAGCTATAGTGCCAATAGATGATTTGTATAGATATGGAGAAACAGTTGAAGATATAGCGATATTGACAGAGTATATAGATACAAAGGATGGTAGTATATTATCAAGAATAAGGAGTAGCTGGGCTAAAGAACTTCTTCAGATAAATCCAAATATAGATTTGAGAAGCAATTGTATTAGGTGGATAGATTCAAAATTTAGATTGAATAACATAGCAGAGCTATTAGCTTCCTGCTATGAAAAATCAAGAATATTTGCGTATTACAGAGCATTAACACCTCCATAG
- a CDS encoding protein of unknown function DUF763 (COGs: COG1415 conserved hypothetical protein~InterPro IPR008482~KEGG: dka:DKAM_0126 protein of unknown function (DUF763)~PFAM: protein of unknown function DUF763~SPTR: B8D342 Putative uncharacterized protein~PFAM: Protein of unknown function (DUF763)), translating into MYITGASELPLHSGHVPPYLLQYMKRLGKAIAMYILDEFGPTTLVKRLSDPLWFQAFNNVIGMDWDSSGSTTVVLYVLKDFANVNTFKDIGFAILGGKGIDSRQISEELKALERYSNLDIDRLSYSSRLSAKIDGVALQDGYTLYIHGMAISEDSTWTIIQQGMNINIKQARRYHIYSSNIITAENDPHSGIACNNVGVALNLIDRESHRARKTIIDIVNDDVHSVIREIAEINRMLRRNSTLTKWINKEHSISTNKRYIDPNKNPLFYRPITNLSRIENILRHIASIEPKNFDELLLMRNVGPETIRALALVADIIYSDTPSFRDPVTHAIDPFIYAYAHGGKDGIPYPIKINVMKESIEFLERAIIEAKIDDKTKKDSLKRLHRLWKDILNSIIHEKDFKDQ; encoded by the coding sequence ATGTATATAACTGGAGCCTCAGAACTACCATTGCATAGTGGACATGTGCCTCCATATCTACTTCAGTATATGAAGAGACTGGGTAAAGCTATCGCTATGTATATTCTAGATGAATTTGGTCCTACAACTCTTGTCAAAAGGCTTTCTGATCCACTATGGTTTCAAGCATTTAATAATGTTATAGGTATGGATTGGGATAGTAGTGGTTCTACAACAGTAGTTCTATATGTCTTAAAAGATTTTGCTAATGTCAATACATTTAAAGATATAGGTTTTGCTATTCTAGGTGGAAAAGGTATTGATTCTCGACAAATTAGTGAGGAGCTAAAAGCTCTAGAGAGATACTCTAACCTAGATATAGATAGACTTAGTTATTCAAGTAGACTTAGTGCGAAAATCGATGGGGTGGCACTTCAAGATGGATATACATTATATATTCATGGCATGGCAATATCGGAAGACAGTACTTGGACCATTATTCAACAGGGTATGAATATCAATATAAAACAAGCTAGAAGATACCATATATATTCATCAAATATAATTACAGCTGAAAATGATCCTCATAGCGGTATAGCTTGCAATAATGTTGGAGTAGCACTTAATCTAATAGATAGAGAATCACATAGAGCTAGAAAAACCATTATCGATATTGTAAACGATGATGTACATAGTGTCATAAGGGAGATAGCAGAGATTAATAGAATGTTACGTAGGAATTCCACTCTTACAAAGTGGATAAACAAAGAACATAGTATTTCAACTAATAAGAGATATATAGATCCTAACAAAAACCCTCTATTCTATAGACCAATAACAAATTTATCACGGATTGAAAATATCTTAAGACATATAGCATCAATAGAACCTAAAAACTTCGATGAATTATTACTAATGAGAAATGTTGGACCTGAGACTATTCGAGCCTTAGCACTAGTTGCAGATATAATATATAGTGATACCCCATCGTTTAGAGATCCTGTTACCCATGCTATAGATCCCTTCATATATGCATATGCACATGGTGGTAAAGATGGAATACCATATCCAATTAAAATAAATGTTATGAAAGAATCCATAGAATTTTTAGAGAGAGCAATTATAGAGGCAAAAATTGATGATAAAACCAAGAAAGACTCTCTTAAGAGACTACATAGATTATGGAAAGACATACTTAATAGTATAATCCATGAAAAAGATTTTAAGGATCAATAA